TGACACCAATGTTCTGTATTCAGAAATTCAAAATACAAATTGTCGCCATTATCCCGAACTAAGTGTTGCTTTTGACGAAGCATTTTTGATTTCTCAAAAACAGAGCCTTTGCTTAACAAGTTTAAAATCTTCTCAAACTCTGTTTGGGTAAATTGTGTATTGCCTGTTTTAGCAAGTGATGATTGATTATGCTTTTCTAATTGCCCTTTTAGGTTAAGCAATATATCTTTTTCACTATTGATTACAATATAGCCGTAACCCAATTTTTGTAACTGGGCAATGAGTTGTTCTTCTAATATTTGTTCCGACTGTCTAGACATCTATTGTTATTGTTTCTTCATCTTCTAAATAGTTTTCTAGTTCCTCTTCATAAGCTACTTGGTCTTGGTCAAACAAAGCCTTGCTATAACTTAAATTACCCATTGGATTTTCGTTGTCGAGCCATTTATTAAACTCAGTGTTGTCCTCGTATGCCAATTCTTTTGGAACAGACATTCTAGAAAAGAAATTAGCAAATAGGAAGCAAAGGAATCAGTCAATACCATAACAAAATTTGAAAAGTGGTTATCACTTGTTTCTGGTTTTAGTGCTAATCTTCCGTGTGAAATATCACCTCTATCATTTCTAATATTTCCTATTAAATCCAAAACATCTAAAAGCTTCTTTGAAAAGTCAGATTCAAATTCAGGGTCTCTTGTTTCTAATAGTTCTACCGCTTTAGAAATTGCTCTTTTGTATTTAAAATTATCTACTACGTTAAAATTTAGACTTTTATCAATGTTTAGAATAATAAACTTTCCCAAACCTTCAAATAATGATTTACAACTTTCAATTGCTATGTCAGGATTTGAAAGGACATTCTCCTCTATTTTTTCTACAATTGTGTGGTAATACTCTATATTTAAATATTGAGTTTCTAATTGCTTTAATATGTTTTTAGTCTGTTTCAATTTTATGAAGAGTAAAAGATTGACTACTTATTAAACATAAT
This window of the Bacteroidota bacterium genome carries:
- a CDS encoding abortive infection family protein, producing MKQTKNILKQLETQYLNIEYYHTIVEKIEENVLSNPDIAIESCKSLFEGLGKFIILNIDKSLNFNVVDNFKYKRAISKAVELLETRDPEFESDFSKKLLDVLDLIGNIRNDRGDISHGRLALKPETSDNHFSNFVMVLTDSFASYLLISFLECLFQKNWHTRTTLSLINGSTTKIQWVI